From the genome of Dermacentor andersoni chromosome 3, qqDerAnde1_hic_scaffold, whole genome shotgun sequence:
TGTGAACTAAGTTGGCGGTATTAGTACAAGGACTCAAATAGATCAAGTCTTGCCACTGAATGAGCTATCAGTTAAATCATGCAGATCCGGGAagaattttctctctctctctctctctctctctctctctctctctctctctctctctctctcttttttttttttttttttaacaatgtaCATCACCCAGTATGGCATTATTGCCGGGAGGTCAAGAAAATAACAAGCatgaaaacatttaaaaaatacaGGCACAGTTGTCACTTGCACATTCAGCTAAAGCTTACATCTTGCGGGGATGAGGAAAACATAATTACGGGACCATCCACAACACTCTCATCTAGTAGACTCCACCTGCGAATCGTAAAAGGAAGAATGCGCAAATATGTCTGCAGGACACCTTATTTCTCTAGCCTTTTTAACATGATTATTTCTGTGCTATGTATACCTTGAGCTGTATAGTTGCATAAAACATGAATGCTTTGGACATAATTTCACAGATACCCACAACACCAATGAACTTAAAATGTCATTAGTACGGCTTAAATAGTTTAACAAGATGGAGGGTGTAACTTCCAAGCTAGCATGTGACTTCGGTAAAGCTTTTATTCTTCCATCAAAAAGCTTGCCGCATGTGAGTGAAGGTGAATGAAATCTTGTGTTAATTAACAACAACAACGTAAAAGAAGGCCCTCACAATGCACTCTATATTGGCAGTTACTTCTATACCTCGATCAGGCCAAACGGCCTGAGAACTAAACTCTTGTCATCTTTattgttttgttacttgtgaAAAACTTGCAATTATAATGTGCAGACATATGTAGCTTAAAAGTGCTGACAGCTTCTCAAGTAGCCACAACTTGTGCTCTTTTACTCCACTTCTGGCTTTTCATCCGCTTATCCCCTTTCCCCCCAATGTACGGTAATAAACTGGATGTGTATCTAGTTCGTCTCCTTGTGTCTCtttacttttctctctctcgtaGTAATTTGTATTGACAGAGGGTAAATGTGCTACCTTTTTCAATAGATGGGGGCGAGTCATCGCCGCGGCCAGCCTGGGAGCGAAGCAGTTCACCACTGGGTGCAAGCCGGTACCTGCGAAGTCTTCGGTGGATGCCCATTCCACTGGGGATTGGTTTTGCCTGCCTAGCGTACCTGAGGAGCTTACGCAGCCGTAATGCAGACGACGACAGCACTCCGCAGCCCGTTGCTTCTGGCCTCCAAGTACGTTTCGTTTCATTGTTTGAATGGGGGGTGTTGTCAGAAGTGTGTGTAAAGGGGATGGAGGAGTTAGAGGTTGGATGAGAGGGGGAAAACAATTGCAAAAGGTCCCCCAGGTCTATGCATGTGTTAGTGCTTACAGGGTTATATAGCAACCGCTAATAGCATTTAATCCTGTCCAGTTGCATGCAGTCTTGTGCACAGCCTGACCAGTCCTGGGAAATCGAGTGGCGAGCTAGAGGCTACCACGGTACAAAACATTTGCGACCGCTCTGGTTTCTGGCATGCCTCTGTCCTAATCTGTTCAGTGCTTGTATGCAGCTTTAAGGAGTAATGACATTACATTTTTTGACCAGTCATTATTTTGTGTAGGGTGAAGATCCCCAAACCCTTTGTAGCCCAATCAAATTTCATAGCATCAAGATTCACCCAAAGCAAAAACATGCGCGGGAATACAGGAAATATGCTAATATAGAATAAAAAGATACAATTTCATTAAACTGGGCCACAAATACATGTTTCTTCAGTTCATGCAAACTGTGCACCAGATCAGGCAAAAGTCTGATGCACAGGTCCTGATAGACCGATTTCACCACATTCAGAGCACATGTGCAGGGGCTCTGCTTGCACCATGACTGTAGCCCTTACCACTTTCCTATTGACTTGGGTTTGAGGCAACATTGAGAGGAATGCCGAGGAAAATAGCGTTGTGGATTGCTCCAGTGAACTTTAGGGCGAAGTTTAGGGGTATGGTCTCCTCAACTCTACTCCTATTGTGAGATCTTTTTGTTGTCACCTCCGTGCCATTTGGCCTTGAAGGTTAAGCAGGTTGTCATGGTCTGAGCCCTACAATCGTCTTACCATAGTTGCCTTTCAACCTGCATCAGGATTACTGTTACCGGTGCAATGCCCTTTGCTTTGCGGCAGCAGTGGCACAGTGAAACTCGCCAAATCTGCCTCTTGCAAGGGCTTCACGACAGTCAGCAACTCGGCCTCTTTATCAGTTTTTATTTGAACTGTTGCTTTTTTGCCTTGTGTGCAGGTGTCCTTCTACCGAATGCTGCCCCTGCGCATGGCTTCTCGGTGGTGGGGCTGGGCCAACGACATAGAGCTGCCTGTATGGCTGCGCGCACCGGTGCTGGGCCTTTTTGCATGGGCCGTCGGCTGTGACGTACACGAGGCTGAAGTGGAGGACTTGCGGCAGTATCGGAATCTGGGGGAGTTCTTTCGACGCTCACTCAAGCCAGGCCTTAGACCCCTTTGCCCAGGCGACTGTGTGGTACGTTGGCTCATGTGGACCcatgaaacttttttttcacATGCTCGTATGTTCGGGCTACATGCTTGTATGTTTGTTGTTTTTTCAGGAGGTAAGAGTAAATAGTGCAGTGTTTGTAAACGCAGGTGTGATGGCTCCTAAGCCTTTGCTAGACAGTTGTCGCGATTTTGCAACATACTGATTCTgagttcctgaaatgaaacaggACGGCAATTGAGAAAAGACCTGATTTTGACATCATTGTCAGGTATTCAATTGAAGTAGACACCGAGTCCTCAGACATTAGCGCTGCATACAGCATATGCATTCGCACGCAGTTACAAGTCTCCTTCTTTTCCAGTCACTGCCCTACCACACCATGTGACAACGTGTAGTCATCTGACAAAAACAGGGTTGACGTGTCACCATTTCTGAAACGGAAAATAATGTTCTGTGCATGGGCTGTGCCCTAAGAGGCAAGACAGTTGGTCTGCCAAATCAGAGTTCGCACAGTGCAAAAACATGGCAAATAATTTGAGGGTATGGAGGCATCCTTTTGTGCCATGTGTCCAATTCAGTTTTTACAAATGAGCCCAGAAGTGCCAGCCAGGCTTAGAATATAGAGTGAATACAATTTTTGATGTTCTAACCTCTACAAAAGCCTATCTAAGCTAAATTCAAATGTTTGtcttcagaagaaaaaaagggaactCTGGCTATAAGAGGTCAATTGTGCCCCACAGGGAATCTGTGGAGGTAGAGCAGAGGAGGAATAGGACAGAACGTTGCTTGTAAAGCCCACTTTCAGTCAGCCGTGACATGCGTCTCTCTCTTGAGAAAGCAGCTGACAGTGACACATGGTGGTGAAAAAGTTAGTTTTCAGTCGCAGAGGCAATATAAATTCTAATCACTATAGTCATTTTGACACTGTGCCGCATTGTAGGGCCAAAATAGTGTGCTTTGAATTGTGTGCccatagtcgggtacaactttagaaaaaaggggaggccccgcccagatgaccgaagcgtgACAGCCAATTGCCTCTGCAACTAAAATAGTCCTGCTCAAAAAACTCTGCTTCTAAAACCCGTAATTCTCGTCATAtttaaagacttttgtattttgatgactggcttggtagagctctcgtgactgggatgctacagcacatgccggatcgcaaAAACAAGATAACCCCATGCCCATGCAGATAACTGCTTTTTAGTTTCATTGCAagggacaaaagtagaaagagcagcacTCTACATGGCTTTTGCactggtttacatgtacacggcacatttactactcgttttcAGAGCTTAAAATGAATGagttgctatttaacaagtactcaaaaaaaaagcaatgcatttATCGAAACTACTAGTATTAGGAAACTGGGGTGAGAAGAcgatcgaggcaggaaaggtacagAAAtacttcattcatcgttttaaataaatactcttggttttaaatagcataagatttatatatatacatttttcttttttcacaaacCTACCTTCAAGAAtgtgttacgttttttttcttcccccttttcACCTTTTTTTGCAAGCCCGCAGTCTCGCCAATTCGCATAGCGTACCGTCAATGATGCTCACTGCAGTCTTTTGttgccggatcacggctcagaataaacgcatgcttcacaaatggtgcatcgtaagctcgcaataATATTACCGGTATGATAGACCACCACAAACACTCTGGGAATTCACTATGATGAGGGGCAGACGCACAAGACTTATGCGACTCTGCAGGcagcgggcggccatcttctccatcagCGGGGTCACCGGCCATTCTGCTCATggcgtcagtctagagtgcgcacccattggtggaggctcatGTGCATCCGCCTTGGAGGAGAAAaggccccttttttctaaagttgtacccgactatagagaTTCATATTAGTGAGATTTTAATTATGAGTCAAGCTTTCATTCATGCGATGAAATATTTTGTGCAAACAGACCATGCACATTGTAGGTAGACTACTTGTGATTACTCTTTTGTCAAACATTGCGTTGCCATGGTTGTTTCCAGGTGAGCCCAGCAGATGGCACGGTGCTGCATTTTGGTCGCATAGAGAAAGGTTTTGCGGAGCAGGTGAAAGGCATCACCTATTCACTACCAAGGTTCCTTGGGCCTCATCCATGGGACCCACACTGTCTACACACTAATGTAAGTTGGCCAGCTCATTCTGATCTATTACTACCTCCTGCTGTGAGCAGGAAGAATGGGAGCAATGGGTGGTAGCTCAATATTTAATAACGGCCATAAAAAGCCAAGAGACTGTGAAGCCAAAGAAATTACAGTAATGCAGTTATTTTTGCCTATGCTTTGCTTGGTTTTGTTATCTGTCTCCTTTTTATGGTTGCCTCATACTGTGTTAGTGAACAATCCTCTTTGTGTGTCTTCACACTCACTCCCTCTCTCCTCGGTCTTTCTGTCTATCTCACCCTTTCACATATGTATTATAGTCACATATAGTAATAGTCGCAATAGTCACATCCCTTGTTAGCTCCTTCTTCATCCTAtgtgtgtttttatttatttacctgtCCCATCTTTTGTTTTCCTGCACTATGCTGTGTTCAAACACTTCTACCACTAAGCAGAGACAGTTTAAATGCTTCGACTGTAGCTTTTGATTTGTGGTAGGCCAACCTTGCTTTTTAGTCACCTTGCTTGACATGATAGGTACCGCTGTTTCTTTGCAAATCTTTTGTCTCTGGAGAAATTACTCCCGTTGGAATTTGCTTATCAGTCACatcagaaaaatgttttaaccTGCTGTTATGACCTGCTGTTATAACTTGTGACCAAGATTCTTAAGCCAGATTCTCTGCTATGCTGAGCCGATTGTTGGGCAACCTTTGTCTGGTTTCCCATAGATACAGTGCACTTCTGCCGAGATCAACATcttggtgtttggctgctaagcacaaagtcgcaggatcgaatcccggctacggcggccgcattttgatgggggcgaaatgggaaaagacccgtgtacttaggtttaggtgcacgttaaagagcccctccCCTGGTGGTGCATATTATTCCCGAGTCTCtgactacggcatgcctcataatcaaatcgtgattttggcacataacccccccctttttttttcaagattaaGATTTGTTGAGGTAACAGGTTTCTGAGGTCCTTTCACGTTCATCTTATAGGACGCTTGCTGTGATGGTGTGTGGACACCTGATTGATCAGTTGCTACAGTCTTGAATGTTAAAATTGGTTGGCACAGCTTTGTGTTACATTCAGGTGGATGTCAACCACAATGACTATATGAACCAGAGCATCTCCAACTGTATGGTCCTCTCGGAACAACTCTGAATAAGTGGCACACTTGTCTGTAAATAGCCAAATTCAAATGCACTATTTCATCTGGTGATTCTGACACCAAGCTGAATCCTGCTTCCGCCTCGAAAATTTCTGTTGAGAACATTCCCATAGTATTGTTCTACAAGAACTAGCTTAGTTTTGCCTTTTGAATGCATTGATGACGGTCAGTCAAGACTGGTGTTTTTTGCTGAAATGCTTTTGCCTATGTTGCAGGGTGAGGAGGAATACCACAAGAAACTTCTGCAGCAGAAAGACACCGATTTGTATCACTGCGTGGTGTACCTGGCCCCCGGTGACTATCACCGTTTCCACTCCCCTGTGCAGTGGGAGGTGCAACACCGGCGGCATTTTCCAGGTTCGTTGATTCCCAAATGGTTGCTGGTGCTCTCAAAAGCACCCATGACTGCCCCTAGGCTGTGCACTTATAAAGTTATACTTTACAACCGAAATAAACCCTACAAGGTGAAAATAACTCCACCCTATAAaagttttacaccatttcaagctTATTTAGTCCTTCAACAGTAATTGCCATCAATCACATGCATATTTGGTACTTTCCTATTGGCACATCTCGGCATGACATAGCATTTCCCACCAGAAAACCAGCTGGCACTAGGTTGTTGAAGTAAAGAAAATTCACACAAGGTAGATGGGGAATATTTTGGGTTAAGATAAACCCTGATGAACATCTAAATGTTTTATAGCTTAAAGGAGTCGCACGAACGAAACGTCTTCTGAAGGGTGTAGTTTTACTTCACTATTACATCCAttgaggcttatcttgtccccaaactgTAATCATCTGTCTTGAaagcctttcctttctttcacaCTGCATGTTTGGTATTTGCAGTTCGCGAACAGCAtgtgcattatcagcatgacgtagcattcttgacaggaaagtagcaagcacAGAGTTTTCATAGAAGGAAGTGCAAAGAAAACAGATTACTATTGTTTGAGAacaagatacaccccaaagggtgtaatcatTTTTAGAAATATTGGAGTGAAAGAGTGGGTTCTTTTTGCTTTTTGTAGTACATTTTGTGATTTTGGTTTTACAGGTTGGGTGCTTGCTATTGGTTATCACTTTTGGTGTCACAGTTGTTTTGAAAGCATAAATGAATGCTGCTGTTTCTTGCAACTCTTTTTAATTGAGGGAGGTGTGTGTGACAAGACTGCTGCATGCAGCTTAATGGTTTATGTACAAAATGGTTGCCTTGGATAACAACATCTTTCTAAATGAGCTTCACTCTTGTTATTAGGTGCCCAACAAAAGTGAGCTTACATTTTGGTGTTCTCACCAAAGG
Proteins encoded in this window:
- the Pisd gene encoding phosphatidylserine decarboxylase proenzyme, mitochondrial isoform X1; the protein is MWLSHQSLPLLLLTTQRSGGPWLGRHKDACHAPASPFFSSPWLCALPSASLPNCSGRTRHMASHGGESSPRPAWERSSSPLGASRYLRSLRWMPIPLGIGFACLAYLRSLRSRNADDDSTPQPVASGLQVSFYRMLPLRMASRWWGWANDIELPVWLRAPVLGLFAWAVGCDVHEAEVEDLRQYRNLGEFFRRSLKPGLRPLCPGDCVVSPADGTVLHFGRIEKGFAEQVKGITYSLPRFLGPHPWDPHCLHTNGEEEYHKKLLQQKDTDLYHCVVYLAPGDYHRFHSPVQWEVQHRRHFPGTLLSVRPGVVNWIAGLFNMNERVVYMGRWRHGFFSMTAVGATNVGSIKVYFDNNLVTNRRKYKKHNFNDQCFQSNHNSEGISVEKGEPFGEFNLGSTIVLIFEAPRDFSLELKEGQRIKYGELICRQSSSSFQEAQT
- the Pisd gene encoding phosphatidylserine decarboxylase proenzyme, mitochondrial isoform X2; this translates as MLVGQALVELFRIIAVTGLLISKQSFRMVDRLPAKRSFLCSTVCLWLLLLLSQDGGESSPRPAWERSSSPLGASRYLRSLRWMPIPLGIGFACLAYLRSLRSRNADDDSTPQPVASGLQVSFYRMLPLRMASRWWGWANDIELPVWLRAPVLGLFAWAVGCDVHEAEVEDLRQYRNLGEFFRRSLKPGLRPLCPGDCVVSPADGTVLHFGRIEKGFAEQVKGITYSLPRFLGPHPWDPHCLHTNGEEEYHKKLLQQKDTDLYHCVVYLAPGDYHRFHSPVQWEVQHRRHFPGTLLSVRPGVVNWIAGLFNMNERVVYMGRWRHGFFSMTAVGATNVGSIKVYFDNNLVTNRRKYKKHNFNDQCFQSNHNSEGISVEKGEPFGEFNLGSTIVLIFEAPRDFSLELKEGQRIKYGELICRQSSSSFQEAQT